A single Streptomyces mirabilis DNA region contains:
- a CDS encoding tetratricopeptide repeat protein — translation MSPRTNESAPEGEPDEVTTADPQPPHHAPEPEAKLPVAEDHLPEPEAKQPTAEDHLPEPEAKQPTAEDHLPVPEDQLPTADERVAAVRRVSASTRRWRAAQLGLCAASLALALTAGAVIVGALRDGSGTAVAATSGAVSPELLAGGDLDASITSLQAHLRTQPKDFDSWATLGLAYVEQARTKGDPSRYPQAQQALDRSLKLRPDNESALAGRAALAAARHDFTGALTYADKVLKENPYSERALSSRIDALVELGRYADASKAADLADSRRPGVPVFTRYAYVHELRGDVKTARRVLQQALDTATSRGDVSYVAAALGQLAWNQGDYDSALKYYARALAADDSYLPALEGRARAQAAKGDQAAAIKGMEQVVERYPLPQPLVELGELYEARGRAGDAQKARDQYSLVTAWVSLAHSYGVNADLDTALAAADHGNRGDALKAARAEWARRHTVHTADALAWALHVNGRDKEALPYARQATATGYRNASFLYHRGMIERATGNEKEARASLKSALDLNAGFSPLGARAARKALGEGK, via the coding sequence ATGTCCCCGCGTACGAACGAGAGCGCGCCGGAGGGCGAGCCCGACGAGGTGACGACGGCCGACCCACAGCCTCCGCACCACGCTCCCGAGCCCGAAGCCAAGCTGCCGGTGGCCGAGGACCACCTGCCCGAACCCGAAGCCAAGCAGCCCACGGCCGAAGACCACCTGCCCGAACCCGAAGCCAAGCAGCCCACGGCCGAAGACCACCTGCCCGTGCCAGAGGACCAGCTGCCCACGGCCGATGAACGCGTCGCCGCCGTCCGGCGGGTGTCCGCCTCGACACGCCGCTGGCGTGCGGCCCAACTCGGCCTCTGCGCCGCTTCGTTGGCGCTCGCTCTCACCGCCGGAGCGGTGATCGTCGGGGCCCTGCGGGACGGCTCGGGCACCGCGGTCGCCGCCACCAGCGGCGCCGTGTCACCGGAGTTGCTGGCCGGCGGGGACCTCGACGCCAGCATCACCTCGCTGCAGGCCCATCTCCGCACCCAGCCCAAGGACTTCGACAGCTGGGCCACCCTCGGACTCGCCTACGTCGAGCAGGCCCGCACCAAGGGCGACCCCTCCCGCTACCCCCAGGCACAGCAGGCACTGGACCGCTCCCTGAAGCTGCGCCCCGACAACGAGTCGGCGCTCGCGGGCCGCGCCGCCCTCGCCGCGGCACGGCACGACTTCACCGGCGCCCTGACCTACGCGGACAAGGTGCTGAAGGAGAACCCGTACAGCGAGCGCGCCCTCTCCTCCCGTATCGACGCACTCGTCGAACTCGGCCGCTACGCCGACGCCTCGAAGGCCGCCGACCTGGCCGACTCGCGCCGGCCGGGCGTCCCCGTCTTCACCCGGTACGCCTACGTCCACGAGCTGCGCGGCGATGTGAAGACCGCCCGCCGCGTCCTTCAGCAGGCGCTCGACACGGCGACGAGCCGGGGCGACGTCTCGTACGTGGCGGCGGCGCTCGGCCAACTCGCCTGGAACCAGGGCGACTACGACTCCGCGCTGAAGTACTACGCCCGAGCCCTGGCCGCCGACGACAGCTACCTCCCCGCGCTCGAGGGCCGCGCCCGCGCCCAGGCCGCGAAGGGCGACCAGGCGGCGGCGATCAAGGGCATGGAACAGGTCGTGGAGCGCTATCCGCTCCCCCAACCGCTCGTCGAACTGGGCGAGTTGTACGAGGCACGCGGCCGGGCCGGCGACGCGCAGAAGGCCCGTGACCAGTACTCCCTGGTGACCGCCTGGGTCTCGCTGGCCCACTCCTATGGTGTCAACGCCGACCTGGACACCGCCCTCGCCGCCGCCGACCACGGCAACCGGGGGGACGCGCTCAAGGCGGCCCGCGCCGAGTGGGCCCGCCGCCACACCGTGCACACGGCGGACGCGCTCGCCTGGGCGCTGCACGTCAACGGCCGCGACAAGGAGGCCCTGCCGTACGCCCGCCAGGCCACGGCCACCGGCTATCGCAACGCGTCCTTCCTCTACCACCGCGGCATGATCGAGCGCGCCACCGGAAACGAGAAAGAGGCCCGCGCCTCGCTGAAGTCGGCGCTCGACCTGAACGCGGGCTTCTCACCCCTGGGTGCCCGTGCGGCGCGCAAGGCTCTGGGGGAGGGCAAGTGA
- a CDS encoding DUF4331 domain-containing protein — MTPISRSGLGRRSLATLVCGALAAGGLVAAGVAALDPGAASASSHREAPLISGTPQYDNTDLYAFVSPDKPDTTTVIANFIPFEEPAGGPNFYTFADDAQYDIHIDNNGDAQSELVYRYTFKTHRKNGDTFLYNTGPVNSLDDPDLNITQTYDIDLLRLHNQKLVSKTKVADDIPVAPSNVGKASMPDYTKLRNQAVYKLAGDSTTFAGQADDPFFADLRVFDLLYGGNLSEVGRDTLKGYNVNTLALQVPNYMIQESSKQPIVGIWSTVQRKDARGYYTQVSRLGSPLVNEVVNPQKDKDKFNASSPWDDAQFLKNVTNPELPKLIEAIYKIKAPAEPRNDLVDVFLKGVKGLNQPPKVRPAEELRLNTSIKPSMHPKRLGVLDGDNAGFPNGRRLADDVIDASLRVVEGELLGQKTGLSDSVDKNDKSFEKSFPYVAEPTSGSRGPLAKGTGSSVKNQLGDALQSGTGGTNTMLIAGSAAAGVAGVLLIGAGVMWWRRRMYNRAY, encoded by the coding sequence ATGACACCTATCTCCAGGAGTGGCTTGGGACGCAGGAGTCTCGCGACCCTCGTCTGCGGTGCGCTGGCTGCCGGGGGGCTCGTAGCCGCCGGCGTAGCCGCGCTGGACCCCGGGGCGGCCTCCGCCTCCAGTCACCGGGAGGCCCCGCTGATCTCGGGTACTCCCCAGTACGACAACACCGACCTGTACGCCTTCGTCAGCCCGGACAAGCCGGACACGACGACGGTCATCGCGAACTTCATACCCTTCGAGGAGCCGGCCGGCGGGCCGAACTTCTACACGTTCGCCGACGACGCCCAGTACGACATCCACATCGACAACAACGGTGACGCGCAGAGCGAGCTGGTGTACCGGTACACCTTCAAGACGCACCGCAAGAACGGCGACACGTTCCTCTACAACACGGGTCCGGTCAACAGCCTCGACGACCCGGACCTGAACATCACGCAGACCTACGACATCGATCTGCTGCGGCTGCACAACCAGAAGCTGGTCTCCAAGACGAAGGTCGCGGACGACATCCCGGTCGCCCCGTCGAACGTCGGCAAGGCCTCGATGCCGGACTACACGAAGCTGCGCAACCAGGCCGTGTACAAGCTCGCGGGCGACTCGACGACCTTCGCCGGCCAGGCGGACGACCCCTTCTTCGCCGATCTGCGGGTCTTCGACCTGCTGTACGGCGGCAACCTGTCCGAGGTCGGGCGGGACACGCTCAAGGGCTACAACGTCAACACACTGGCCCTGCAGGTGCCCAACTACATGATCCAGGAGTCGTCGAAGCAGCCGATCGTCGGCATCTGGTCCACCGTCCAGCGCAAGGACGCCCGCGGCTACTACACGCAGGTCTCGCGCCTGGGCAGCCCGCTGGTCAACGAGGTCGTCAACCCGCAGAAGGACAAGGACAAGTTCAACGCGTCCTCGCCCTGGGACGACGCGCAGTTCCTGAAGAACGTGACCAACCCGGAGCTGCCCAAGCTCATCGAGGCGATCTACAAGATCAAGGCGCCCGCCGAGCCGCGCAACGACCTGGTCGACGTGTTCCTGAAGGGCGTGAAGGGCCTCAACCAGCCGCCCAAGGTGCGCCCGGCGGAGGAACTGCGGCTCAACACCTCGATCAAGCCCAGCATGCACCCCAAGCGGCTCGGTGTGCTCGACGGCGACAACGCGGGCTTCCCGAACGGCCGTCGGCTCGCCGACGACGTGATCGATGCCTCGCTGCGGGTCGTCGAGGGCGAACTCCTCGGCCAGAAGACCGGTCTGTCGGACTCGGTCGACAAGAACGACAAGAGCTTCGAGAAGTCGTTCCCCTACGTGGCCGAGCCCACCTCGGGTTCGCGTGGACCGCTGGCGAAGGGCACCGGCAGCAGCGTCAAGAACCAGCTGGGTGACGCCCTTCAGTCGGGCACCGGCGGCACCAACACCATGCTGATCGCGGGCTCCGCGGCAGCGGGCGTGGCCGGGGTCCTGCTGATCGGCGCCGGTGTCATGTGGTGGCGCCGCCGCATGTACAACCGGGCCTACTGA
- a CDS encoding sigma-70 family RNA polymerase sigma factor: MEADELLVLVAGGDQKAFEELYGQVSGPVFGLVRRVVRDAAQSEEVSQEVLLELWRSAARFDPGRGSALSWILTLAHRRAVDRVRSARAATEREQREGQRAHHPAFDQVAEEVEAGLEREWVRRCLERLTTLQRQSVTLAYYDGYTYREVAERLSLPLGTVKTRMRDGLTRLRHCLGGVA, translated from the coding sequence GTGGAGGCGGACGAACTTCTGGTGCTCGTGGCCGGAGGCGACCAGAAGGCATTCGAGGAGCTGTACGGGCAGGTGTCCGGGCCCGTGTTCGGACTCGTACGCCGCGTCGTGCGGGACGCGGCCCAGTCGGAGGAGGTGTCCCAGGAGGTGCTGCTCGAACTCTGGCGCTCCGCCGCTCGGTTCGACCCCGGCCGGGGCAGCGCCCTGTCCTGGATCCTCACCCTCGCGCACCGGCGGGCCGTCGACCGGGTACGCAGCGCCCGCGCGGCCACCGAACGCGAGCAGCGCGAGGGGCAGCGCGCCCATCATCCCGCCTTCGACCAGGTCGCCGAGGAGGTGGAGGCCGGGCTCGAACGCGAGTGGGTACGCCGCTGCCTGGAGCGGCTCACCACCCTGCAACGGCAGTCCGTCACCCTCGCCTACTACGACGGCTACACCTACCGCGAAGTCGCCGAACGCCTCTCCCTGCCGCTCGGGACGGTCAAGACACGCATGCGCGACGGTCTGACACGGTTGCGCCACTGCCTGGGAGGTGTGGCATGA
- a CDS encoding anti-sigma factor → MSVLDRLLRRDLHSLAAPYALDALEPDERRRFERHLRGCPRCEAEVRELGEDAVRLAWSTAAPAPAALRERVLTAVRTTPQEAPDPSHPAHPSQALPNGVPRGRAAHGPARGRTPRFRSLLVPLSTATAAAALVVASLFAVQATQTQDKLDQERAQAREIAHVLAAPDARATSDRDSQGRGIGVVASASERRAVVTLSGLGTPSGGRVHQLWLMRPNVQPRSLGLFEGDTPLMADGLNTNATSLAVTVEPQGGSAQPTTTPVVQLALKSVGFGE, encoded by the coding sequence ATGAGCGTCCTCGACCGTCTGCTGCGCCGCGATCTGCACTCGCTCGCCGCGCCCTACGCTCTCGACGCACTGGAACCCGACGAACGCCGCCGCTTCGAGCGCCATCTGCGGGGCTGCCCCCGGTGCGAGGCCGAGGTGCGGGAGCTGGGCGAGGACGCGGTGCGGCTCGCCTGGTCCACCGCGGCACCCGCCCCGGCCGCCCTGCGCGAACGGGTCCTGACCGCCGTACGCACGACTCCTCAAGAGGCGCCGGACCCGTCGCACCCCGCGCACCCGTCGCAGGCGTTGCCGAACGGCGTGCCCCGTGGGCGCGCGGCGCACGGGCCCGCGCGCGGCCGGACCCCGCGCTTCCGGTCGCTGCTCGTCCCGCTCTCCACCGCCACCGCCGCCGCGGCGCTCGTCGTGGCGTCCCTCTTCGCCGTCCAGGCGACACAGACCCAGGACAAGCTGGACCAGGAGCGGGCCCAGGCACGTGAGATCGCCCACGTTCTGGCGGCCCCCGACGCCCGGGCGACGAGTGACAGGGATTCACAGGGCCGCGGAATCGGAGTGGTTGCCTCCGCATCGGAGCGGCGCGCCGTCGTGACCCTGAGCGGACTCGGTACTCCGTCGGGGGGGCGCGTGCACCAGTTGTGGCTCATGCGCCCCAACGTGCAACCGCGCTCCCTCGGGCTCTTCGAGGGCGACACGCCCTTGATGGCCGACGGACTGAATACGAACGCCACGTCACTCGCTGTCACCGTCGAGCCCCAGGGGGGCTCGGCACAGCCCACCACCACGCCAGTTGTGCAACTCGCCCTGAAATCGGTTGGATTCGGAGAGTGA
- a CDS encoding ABC transporter permease has translation MSTLAYDGTAMLGRHLRRIRHNPGLLILTQSMPITMLLFFGYVFGSALATPGQEYRAFLLPGLLVATAANGIMTGMFQAAQDSHRGVMDRFRTLPMSRAAVPLGQALADLVVTAVGTVPLMLVGLAVGWRIEGSALRAMAGVGLLLFFRFATTWIGIVLGLASQSEEAAGQLGGATFILPLLSNAYIPTDNLPGWLRTVAEWNPISAVTTALRDLFGNAPVPGEGAWPVTHPVAGALTWCAVILAVFVPLAVRRYATGER, from the coding sequence ATGAGCACGTTGGCGTACGACGGGACCGCGATGCTGGGGCGGCACCTGCGGCGGATCCGGCACAATCCGGGGCTGCTGATCCTCACCCAGTCCATGCCGATCACGATGCTGCTGTTCTTCGGCTACGTCTTCGGCAGCGCCCTCGCGACACCCGGACAGGAGTACCGCGCCTTCCTGCTGCCGGGACTGCTGGTGGCGACCGCCGCCAATGGGATCATGACCGGCATGTTCCAGGCCGCCCAGGACTCGCACCGAGGCGTGATGGACCGCTTCCGTACGCTGCCGATGAGCCGGGCCGCCGTGCCGCTCGGGCAGGCGCTCGCGGACCTCGTGGTCACCGCCGTGGGCACGGTGCCGCTGATGCTGGTCGGGCTGGCCGTGGGCTGGCGGATCGAGGGGTCGGCGCTCCGGGCGATGGCCGGCGTCGGTCTCCTGCTGTTCTTCCGGTTCGCGACGACATGGATCGGCATCGTGCTGGGGCTCGCCTCACAGAGTGAGGAGGCGGCCGGGCAACTGGGCGGTGCGACGTTCATCCTGCCGCTGCTGTCGAACGCGTACATCCCCACCGACAACCTGCCCGGCTGGCTGCGCACGGTGGCCGAGTGGAATCCGATCAGCGCGGTGACCACGGCACTGCGGGACCTCTTCGGAAACGCACCGGTACCGGGCGAGGGGGCCTGGCCGGTGACACACCCGGTGGCCGGAGCGCTGACCTGGTGCGCCGTCATCCTCGCCGTGTTCGTGCCGCTCGCCGTGCGCAGGTACGCGACCGGGGAACGATGA
- a CDS encoding ATP-binding cassette domain-containing protein, producing MTTTYAVLSEGLEKSFGTKGEVVHAVRGLDLAVAEGTVCGVLGPNGAGKTTAVRLLTTLLRPDAGSARVAGHDLVREAAAVRGAIGVTGQYASVDGDLTGRENLRLFARLHRMRDAPTRAGELLERFGLAEAADRPASTYSGGMRRRLDLAASLIRRPEVVFLDEPTTGLDPASRNQIWEAVRALKGEGTTVVLTTQYLEEADRLADDIALVDHGRVAHTGSPAELKALIGSYAEVVVAHADAMPGAAAVLDRLTGSEPAFAPERHAVGAVTTDPTLTLPRLVRELDAAGVPLLDASLRPPTLDDVFLRLTGGRTDRKELVT from the coding sequence ATGACAACTACGTACGCCGTACTTAGTGAAGGTCTGGAGAAGAGCTTCGGAACCAAGGGGGAGGTGGTCCACGCGGTGCGCGGGCTCGATCTCGCGGTGGCCGAGGGCACCGTCTGCGGGGTGCTCGGACCGAACGGCGCGGGCAAGACCACGGCGGTGCGCCTGCTCACCACGCTGCTGCGGCCCGACGCGGGGTCGGCGCGGGTCGCCGGACACGACCTCGTACGGGAGGCGGCCGCGGTGCGCGGCGCCATCGGGGTCACCGGGCAGTACGCCTCCGTCGACGGCGACCTCACCGGCCGGGAGAACCTGCGGTTGTTCGCGCGGCTGCACCGGATGCGGGACGCTCCCACGCGCGCCGGTGAACTCCTCGAACGCTTCGGGCTCGCCGAGGCCGCCGACCGGCCCGCGTCCACCTACTCGGGCGGTATGCGACGCCGCCTCGACCTCGCGGCGAGCCTGATCCGCCGCCCCGAGGTGGTCTTCCTCGACGAACCCACCACCGGGCTCGACCCGGCCAGCCGCAACCAGATCTGGGAGGCCGTGCGCGCCCTGAAGGGCGAGGGCACGACCGTAGTGCTGACCACGCAGTACCTGGAGGAGGCCGACCGGCTCGCCGACGACATCGCGCTCGTGGACCACGGCCGGGTCGCGCACACCGGATCGCCCGCCGAACTCAAGGCGCTCATCGGCTCGTACGCGGAGGTCGTCGTCGCCCACGCCGACGCGATGCCCGGCGCGGCGGCCGTCCTCGACCGGCTCACCGGCTCCGAACCGGCGTTCGCCCCGGAGCGGCACGCGGTCGGGGCGGTGACCACCGATCCGACACTGACCCTGCCCCGGCTCGTCCGTGAACTCGACGCCGCGGGGGTGCCACTGCTCGACGCGAGCCTGCGCCCACCGACGCTCGACGACGTCTTCCTGCGCCTCACCGGAGGCCGCACCGACCGCAAGGAGCTTGTGACATGA
- a CDS encoding TetR/AcrR family transcriptional regulator, with product MTGRSAVPEVIWARPERTGRGPRAAYSRADIAAAAVRIADADGLEAVSMRHVATELGCGTMSLYNYVPRKEDLYELMVDAISGEHDSWEPTGDWRADMLRVAHQTRALMHRHPWLPRLMSPVYGFSPNALRYLEHCLVCLDPLDASYGTKMELIAMLNGVVTTYVGNELATAERTRSLPWSEEQEQAMRIAYLGSRIATGAYPRMAAAFTRDAGPIDLEAVFERALGRVLDAFEPKG from the coding sequence ATGACAGGGCGCAGTGCCGTACCCGAAGTGATCTGGGCCCGCCCCGAGCGCACGGGCCGTGGTCCGCGGGCGGCGTACAGCCGGGCGGACATCGCGGCCGCCGCGGTGCGGATCGCGGACGCGGACGGGCTCGAAGCGGTCTCGATGCGGCATGTGGCCACGGAGCTGGGCTGCGGCACGATGTCGCTGTACAACTACGTCCCGCGCAAGGAGGACCTGTACGAGCTGATGGTTGACGCCATCAGCGGTGAGCACGACTCCTGGGAGCCGACGGGCGACTGGCGCGCCGACATGCTCCGCGTCGCCCATCAGACCCGTGCCCTCATGCACCGCCACCCGTGGCTGCCGCGCCTGATGTCCCCGGTCTACGGCTTCAGCCCCAACGCCCTGCGCTACCTGGAGCACTGTCTCGTCTGCCTCGACCCGCTGGACGCGTCGTACGGCACGAAGATGGAGCTGATCGCGATGCTCAACGGCGTGGTGACGACGTACGTCGGCAACGAACTGGCCACCGCCGAACGCACCCGCTCCCTGCCCTGGTCCGAGGAGCAGGAGCAGGCGATGCGGATCGCCTACCTCGGCAGCCGGATCGCGACCGGCGCGTATCCGCGGATGGCGGCCGCCTTCACCCGGGACGCGGGCCCGATCGACCTGGAGGCGGTGTTCGAGCGGGCGCTGGGGCGGGTGCTGGACGCATTCGAACCAAAGGGTTAG
- a CDS encoding type ISP restriction/modification enzyme has translation MPGVTHADAPLLADLMPWSVAPPRLGRGWPTAPDAASLKARWDALMKAEGQGREALFGPTRSRTTHSAVGQLPGQSSGTARLERESGPCPEPVRVLHGPFDEQWLIPDHRLIDAARPELWRVADERQVFVVEQTVVPDTSGPVLLVASVLPLSAGRGGRVRPLHRRPGGLEPNLAPGLLEHLGARLGHSPEPDDILAWTVAVARSGRDGCAVPLTADPQAWANGVALGRRMLWLMRRDGERPKLPGGRRPYVRAPLPSRPLDVRYDRDEEALLLDEGRISPVPPEAWDFEVGGVRVLEQWFAARTEPAEPVGPGTLEAIRPAGWPQAWTSELLELITVLTLLAELRPQLAELTIDSPITRSELRKAGVLPVPEAAHRPASVLDHHEEGPEGQFALI, from the coding sequence ATGCCGGGCGTGACGCACGCCGACGCTCCGCTGCTCGCGGACCTCATGCCGTGGTCCGTCGCACCGCCGAGGCTGGGCCGGGGGTGGCCGACGGCGCCCGACGCGGCGTCCCTGAAGGCGCGCTGGGACGCGCTGATGAAGGCCGAGGGGCAGGGCCGCGAGGCGTTGTTCGGCCCGACTCGCTCGCGCACCACGCACTCGGCCGTGGGGCAGCTGCCCGGGCAGTCCAGTGGGACGGCCCGGCTGGAGCGGGAGTCGGGACCCTGTCCGGAGCCGGTACGCGTCCTGCACGGCCCGTTCGACGAGCAGTGGCTGATCCCGGACCACCGGCTGATCGACGCGGCGCGCCCCGAGTTGTGGCGGGTGGCCGACGAGCGGCAGGTGTTCGTGGTGGAGCAGACGGTGGTGCCGGACACGTCGGGGCCGGTGCTGCTGGTCGCGTCCGTGCTGCCGCTGAGCGCCGGTCGCGGTGGCCGTGTCCGCCCCCTCCACCGGCGCCCCGGGGGCCTCGAACCGAATCTGGCGCCCGGCCTGTTGGAGCACCTGGGCGCCCGCCTCGGTCACTCCCCCGAACCCGACGACATCCTCGCCTGGACGGTCGCGGTCGCGCGGTCGGGCCGGGACGGGTGTGCCGTCCCGCTCACCGCCGACCCGCAGGCGTGGGCGAACGGCGTCGCGTTGGGGCGCCGGATGCTGTGGCTGATGCGCCGCGACGGCGAGCGCCCCAAGCTTCCCGGTGGCCGCCGCCCCTATGTCCGCGCCCCGCTCCCGTCGCGCCCCCTCGACGTGCGCTACGACCGCGACGAGGAGGCCCTCCTCCTCGACGAGGGCCGCATCTCGCCCGTGCCGCCGGAGGCCTGGGACTTCGAGGTGGGCGGAGTGCGGGTCCTGGAGCAGTGGTTCGCGGCCAGGACCGAGCCGGCGGAACCGGTCGGGCCGGGCACCCTGGAGGCGATCCGGCCCGCCGGCTGGCCGCAGGCCTGGACGTCCGAGCTCCTGGAACTCATCACGGTGCTGACACTGCTCGCGGAACTCCGCCCCCAGCTGGCCGAGTTGACGATCGACTCGCCGATCACGCGGAGCGAGCTGCGCAAGGCGGGCGTGCTGCCGGTTCCGGAGGCGGCGCACCGGCCCGCGTCGGTCCTCGATCACCACGAAGAGGGCCCCGAGGGACAGTTCGCGCTCATCTGA
- a CDS encoding GntR family transcriptional regulator, translated as MTSFAPDSIVLNRKLPLWYQVSQSLRASILGRSPQDPLRLPTEERLAGHYGVSVLTMRQALKELEDEGLITRHRRRGTFIEPSAQRGAPVRLLGSVDTIVAQQSGMTTELLDHGSVPVPAELAEHFPDLAEVGTYHRLRGDEKTGEPTNHARNYVRPELAALIDPQDLVRWPMTKVLRDVVGVRISRITDTVEARLADPETARLLQVPLLSPILHYTGIVHGEDGRALDVARIHYRGDRFSFTVTLDAH; from the coding sequence GTGACCTCCTTCGCCCCGGACTCGATCGTCCTGAACCGCAAACTCCCGCTCTGGTACCAGGTGTCGCAGTCCCTGCGCGCCTCGATACTCGGGCGCTCGCCCCAGGACCCGCTGCGCCTGCCCACCGAGGAGCGGTTGGCGGGTCACTACGGGGTGAGTGTGCTCACCATGCGGCAGGCGCTCAAGGAGCTGGAGGACGAGGGGCTGATCACCCGCCACCGGCGGCGGGGCACGTTCATCGAGCCGAGCGCGCAACGGGGCGCTCCGGTGCGGCTGCTGGGCTCGGTGGACACGATCGTCGCGCAGCAGTCGGGCATGACGACCGAGCTGCTGGACCACGGGAGCGTGCCGGTACCGGCCGAACTCGCCGAGCACTTCCCGGATCTGGCCGAGGTGGGGACGTACCACCGGCTGCGCGGCGACGAGAAGACCGGTGAGCCGACGAACCACGCGCGCAACTACGTCCGTCCCGAACTGGCCGCGCTGATCGACCCGCAGGACCTGGTGCGCTGGCCCATGACCAAGGTACTGCGGGACGTGGTGGGCGTGCGCATCAGCCGGATCACCGACACGGTGGAGGCGCGGCTCGCGGATCCGGAGACGGCCCGGCTGCTCCAGGTGCCGCTGCTCAGCCCGATCCTGCACTACACGGGCATCGTGCACGGCGAGGACGGCCGCGCCCTGGACGTGGCCCGCATCCACTACCGCGGTGACCGCTTCTCCTTCACGGTCACCCTCGACGCCCACTGA
- the hmgA gene encoding homogentisate 1,2-dioxygenase yields the protein MSGDTRKTAEGLTYLTGFGNEHSSEALPGALPHGRNTPQRAPLGLYAEQLSGSAFTEPRAHNRRSWLYRIRPSAAHPAFTRTDNGALRSAPFTETEPDPNRLRWNPLPEPARGTDFLAGLWTLGGNGDAAQRTGMAVHLYHADSSMDRVFSDADGELLIVPERGGLLLRTEFGLLHVEPGRVALIPRGVRFRVELLDAEPGGGPSPTARGYVCENYGAPFQLPDLGPIGANGLANARDFLAPVAAYEDVEGPVEVVNKFCGNLWTATYDHSPLDVVAWHGNHVPYVYDLRRFNVIGTISYDHPDPSIFTVLTSPSDTPGLAGVDFVVFAPRWLVGEDTFRPPYFHRNVMSEYMGLIEGAYDAKAEGFVPGGGSLHNMMSAHGPDRETFDRASAAELRPQKIDDGLAFMFETRWPVTATAQAAHAEHLQRGYDDVWQGLQRHFGPLH from the coding sequence ATGAGCGGGGACACGAGGAAGACGGCCGAGGGGCTGACCTACCTCACCGGATTCGGCAACGAACACAGCTCGGAGGCGCTCCCCGGGGCGCTGCCGCACGGCCGCAACACGCCCCAGCGCGCCCCCCTCGGGCTGTACGCGGAGCAGCTGAGCGGTTCGGCGTTCACGGAGCCGAGGGCGCACAACCGGCGTTCGTGGCTGTACCGGATCCGTCCGTCGGCCGCACACCCCGCGTTCACACGCACGGACAACGGGGCGCTGCGCTCGGCGCCCTTCACGGAGACCGAGCCCGACCCGAACCGGCTGCGCTGGAACCCGCTGCCGGAGCCGGCGCGGGGCACCGACTTCCTCGCGGGCCTGTGGACGCTGGGTGGCAACGGCGACGCGGCCCAGCGCACCGGTATGGCCGTGCATCTGTATCACGCCGACTCCTCGATGGACCGCGTCTTCAGCGACGCCGACGGGGAGCTGCTGATCGTGCCGGAACGCGGCGGGCTGCTGCTGCGGACCGAGTTCGGGCTGCTGCACGTGGAGCCGGGCCGGGTGGCGCTGATTCCCCGTGGGGTCCGCTTCCGGGTGGAGCTGCTGGACGCCGAGCCCGGCGGCGGGCCGAGCCCGACGGCCCGCGGCTATGTGTGCGAGAACTACGGGGCGCCCTTCCAACTGCCCGACCTCGGCCCGATCGGCGCCAACGGACTGGCCAACGCGCGGGACTTCCTCGCCCCCGTCGCCGCGTACGAGGATGTCGAGGGCCCGGTGGAGGTGGTCAACAAGTTCTGCGGCAACCTCTGGACGGCGACGTACGACCACTCGCCGCTGGATGTCGTCGCCTGGCACGGCAACCATGTGCCGTACGTCTACGACCTGCGCCGCTTCAATGTGATCGGCACGATCAGCTACGACCACCCGGATCCGTCGATCTTCACGGTGCTGACCTCGCCGAGCGACACCCCGGGCCTCGCCGGGGTCGACTTCGTGGTGTTCGCGCCGCGCTGGCTGGTGGGCGAGGACACCTTCCGGCCGCCGTACTTCCACCGGAACGTGATGAGCGAGTACATGGGGCTCATCGAGGGGGCGTACGACGCGAAGGCGGAGGGCTTTGTTCCGGGGGGCGGTTCGCTGCACAACATGATGTCGGCGCACGGGCCGGACCGGGAGACCTTCGACCGGGCCTCCGCCGCCGAGCTGCGGCCGCAGAAGATCGACGACGGGCTGGCGTTCATGTTCGAGACCCGGTGGCCGGTGACCGCCACGGCGCAGGCGGCGCACGCGGAGCATCTGCAGCGCGGGTACGACGACGTGTGGCAGGGCCTCCAGCGGCACTTCGGCCCGTTGCACTGA